The Drosophila innubila isolate TH190305 chromosome 3R unlocalized genomic scaffold, UK_Dinn_1.0 2_E_3R, whole genome shotgun sequence genome has a segment encoding these proteins:
- the LOC117792686 gene encoding putative transcription factor capicua isoform X5 — protein sequence MNAFQDFELGAKLYLQCLLSLSSSRSATPSYTSPVNHAGASPLNAINAHSPVNVSNNRQNFFTPIANQSQQQQQQQQQQPQQQHVNTVAAVPLDSKWKTTPSPVLYNTNSNNNNNNSNSSSSNNNNGWESSQTVQQQQQHHQQPPPPPQTTAVSLVMHAPPPQQQQQLQQQQPPAAHLNALPAPPSGHATSVIRISSSQQQQQQQQLQQPAPTQQQQHQQQQHVVVSTAGLQSFHPVIVNATQLSQIQNSLPVSVAQQQQQQQQQQQLPPTSVSFHPHPPTTPTSVAVAQDKALPKNGYNAASYAWHKLLPQMPAMTKAPPATAVTTTTTNSNYSLAMMQHQHQQHQQHQQHHQHQQQQQLSPQQTPQLPATTAAQQQPSLNHNNNHLIVPAPLSSPGKPLNCSMNDAKAAAAAAAAAAAAAAATSTATSTADEPDEPEEQLDDDVFEPTTPTVASTSNGKKATTAAMRLPTYNSNIRKLDECHDASDGVAGVPTTSAAKRRSQSLSALQQQQQQQQQQQQQQQQQQQQSTAKAADKKVRRPMNAFMIFSKKHRKMVHKKHPNQDNRTVSKILGEWWYALKPEQKAQYHDLAKSVKDAHFQLHPDWKWCSKDRRKSSTSGKGGAAAAANATGDGKQRLVSVDGSDSLEDDMCPSTPGGSGSGGAQAVELQGDIIPLTIDNYNIACDETPTTIAGQAQGNCKAKQPKNELQSDEDEHMLVVEDEQPPNKLDLQCRERVNDLEMDESPYDYRKQQQETDQRPQEDHASACNGQAMSAPASGSEREITLKPKAIKAHPGLESTMLPYPQMPMYTHYTSPKNPIGVTPFQPTGGAFKSMPISPKGSSSSSGCKSDEQQLQAHIKQEDIKQEPPSPYKLNGNSVAAVSLNAGPPTGGVISAPPPTSAVGAIFNFNVPTATALSQKQYHYPMHHALCSPTDVRAHQACVPNSPAAVSLGHAASIATPPASAPAQILGPAGPTPPQKMFFAMGHPYPLLPRSHQQSTSSLEHLQLEAFAPSYLFKKHNGGLGVQGAPPLPQVSGQTTMLLHGYAPSSQHSQDQQPASSPSYKSMPSTPKSASYHLSAPPDSAGKRSCDAIAAEDTDVDVDVDADGHPFVLAPTPAQLGRAPLQRRKNLSQSKSDNNVNASGGYGVNNGQHIGRKLHSPTMMDVATSSPIIGHVNSSSLSSALPTPTSSTTTPNSDEQLPLTPTAISNMGNMGNNSSGQSKSPLRNVPASAPAVVAHKKKSDEVNNVLKQVDFEKKYKALPQFKPEDCQSPSAIAVPSSPRVYGTNYRKKNAVPPPVQKLMGEDDSIDEPASAPPTTTQRFFGADFNNDLRGKAHSPHICDSRSGTNLQFAAELETGDQTGRSPRTPKTPLQSARSDASEKGHRKVLETRRNLVMQLFNEHGMFPTAQATIAFQTKHIDVFPRKQDLQLKIREVRQKALGHPAYTPHSAGPNTPSDSNSSSATLSANLNAASSDVFPYYYTAGMHQQHQQQQQQQFAEQQQQHQQQQQQQQHFATDESSKQNKR from the exons ATGAACGCGTTCCAGGACTTTGAGCTGGGCGCTAAATTGTATTTACAGTGCTTAT TGTCACTGAGCAGTTCACGCTCTGCAACGCCATCGTATACATCACCCGTGAATCATGCCGGCGCCTCGCCGCTCAACGCCATCAACGCTCACTCTCCGGTCAATGTGTCCAACAACAGGCAAAACTTTTTTACGCCCATTGCAAAtcagtcgcagcagcagcagcagcaacaacaacaacaacctcagcagcaacatgtgAACACTGTTGCTGCCGTGCCGCTGGACAGCAAATGGAAGACAACACCCAGTCCGGTGTTGTACAAcacaaatagcaacaacaacaacaacaatagtaacagcagcagcagcaacaacaacaatggctgGGAGAGCAGTCAAAcagtgcagcagcaacagcaacatcatcaacagccgccgccaccgccacaAACAACGGCTGTATCTTTGGTGATGCatgcaccaccaccacaacagcaacaacaactgcaacaacaacaaccacctgCCGCTCATCTCAATGCGCTGCCAGCGCCACCTAGCGGCCATGCGACCAGCGTAATACGCATCTCAAgcagccaacagcagcagcaacaacaacaattgcaacaaccaGCGCCaactcaacagcagcaacaccaacaacagcagcatgtTGTGGTATCCACTGCTGGTCTTCAGAGCTTTCATCCCGTCATTGTGAATGCCACGCAGTTGTCGCAGATTCAGAATTCATTGCCCGTTTCCGTtgcccaacagcaacaacaacaacagcagcaacaacaactgccgcCCACTTCGGTTTCGTTTCATCCACATCCGCCAACCACGCCCACATCCGTTGCCGTGGCACAGGACAAGGCGTTGCCAAAAAACG GCTACAATGCGGCTAGCTATGCGTGGCACAAGCTACTGCCGCAAATGCCGGCCATGACCAAAGCACCGCCAGCAACAGCggtgacaacgacaacaacgaacaGCAATTACAGCCTGGCAATGATGCAGCaccaacatcagcaacatcagcagcatcagcaacaccaccagcaccagcagcaacaacagctgtcgCCGCAACAAACGCCACAATTGCcggcaacaacggcagcacaacagcaaccgtcgctcaatcacaacaacaatcatttGATTGTGCCCGCACCGCTTTCATCGCCGGGGAAGCCCCTCAACTGTTCGATGAATGACGCtaaggcagcggcagcagcagcggcggcggcagcagcagcagcagcagcaacttcaaCTGCAACCAGCACTGCGGATGAGCCAGATGAGCCTGAGGAGCAGCTGGACGATGATGTGTTTGAGCCCACAACGCCCACTGTGGCATCCACATCGAATGGCAAGAAGGCAACGACGGCAGCAATGCGCTTGCCCacctacaacagcaacatacgCAAGCTGGATGAATGTCACGATGCCAGCGATGGTGTGGCAGGTGTGCCAACAACCTCGGCAGCCAAGCGACGCAGTCAATCGCTTAGTGCactccaacagcagcagcagcaacaacagcagcagcagcaacaacaacagcaacagcaacaacagtcgaCTGCAAAGGCAGCTGATAAGAAGGTGCGACGTCCGATGAACGCTTTCATGATCTTCTCGAAGAAGCATCGCAAGATGGTGCACAAGAAGCATCCAAATCAGGACAATCGTACGGTCAGCAAGATTCTTGGCGAATGGTGGTACGCCCTGAAGCCGGAGCAGAAGGCGCAGTATCATGATCTGGCCAAATCTGTGAAGGATGCACACTTTCAGCTGCATCCGGATTGGAAATGGTGCTCCAAGGATCGTCGCAAGTCCTCCACATCGGGCAAAGGCGGCGCTGCGGCCGCTGCCAATGCCACAGGTGATGGCAAGCAGCGTCTGGTCTCTGTTGATGGCTCCGATTCGCTGGAGGATGACATGTGCCCATCAACACccggtggcagtggcagcggtGGCGCCCAAGCCGTGGAACTGCAGGGCGACATCATTCCACTGACCATTGACAATTATAACATTGCCTGCGATGAGACGCCCACAACCATTGCTGGCCAGGCACAGGGCAACTGCAAAGCCAAGCAGCCAAAGAATGAGCTGCAGTCCGATGAGGATGAGCATATGTTGGTGGTGGAAGATGAGCAGCCGCCGAATAAACTGGATCTGCAATGTCGTGAGCGTGTCAACGACTTGGAGATGGATGAATCGCCCTACGATTATCGCAAGCAACAGCAGGAAACGGATCAA CGTCCGCAGGAGGATCATGCAAGTGCCTGCAATGGACAGGCGATGTCGGCTCCAGCGTCTGGAAGTGAGCGTGAGATAACGCTGAAACCGAAGGCCATTAAAGCTCATCCGGGGCTGGAGAGCACCATGCTGCCGTATCCACAGATGCCCATGTATACGCACTACACTAGTCCCAAGAATCCAATCGGTGTAACACCATTCCAACCCACAG GCGGCGCCTTCAAGTCGATGCCCATCAGTCCCAAAGGCAGCAGCAGTTCCTCCGGTTGCAAATCGGATGAACAACAGCTGCAGGCACACATCAAACAGGAGGACATCAAACAGGAGCCACCATCGCCCTATAAGCTCAATGGCAacagtgttgctgctgtcagtCTCAACGCTGGCCCGCCCACCGGTGGAGTGATCAGTGCCCCACCGCCCACCAGTGCCGTTGGTGCCATCTTCAATTTCAATGTGCCAACTGCAACGGCTCTCAGCCAGAAGCAATATCACTATCCCATGCATCATGCTCTATGCAGTCCCACAGATGTCAGAG CTCACCAGGCCTGTGTGCCCAACTCCCCGGCGGCAGTCAGTCTGGGGCATGCGGCCAGCATTGCCACACCGCCCGCATCGGCGCCGGCGCAAATTTTGGGTCCAGCGGGTCCAACACCTCCTCAGAAAATGTTCTTTGCCATGGGTCATCCC TATCCACTGCTGCCGCGTTCTCATCAGCAGAGCACTTCCAGCCTGGAGCACCTGCAGCTGGAGGCTTTTGCACCTAGCTACCTCTTCAAGAAGCACAACGGTGGTCTCGGAGTGCAAGGGGCACCTCCTCTGCCGCAGGTTAGCGGACAGACGACCATGCTGTTGCATGGTTATGCGCCCAGCAGCCAACACAGCCAGGATCAGCAGCCGGCAAGCTCGCCATCGTACAAGTCAATGCCCTCCACACCCAAGTCGGCGTCTTATCATCTGAGTGCACCGCCCGATTCGGCGGGTAAACGCAGCTGCGATGCCATCGCTGCCGAGGATACCGATgttgatgtggatgtggatgccgATGGTCATCCGTTTGTCCTGGCGCCGACGCCGGCACAACTGGGACGTGCACCGCTGCAGCGTCGCAAgaatctat CTCAAAGTAAATCGGACAACAATGTGAACGCCAGTGGCGGATATGGAGTCAACAATGGTCAGCACATTGGACGCAAGCTGCACTCGCCCACGATGATGGATGTGGCCACCTCATCGCCAATTATTGGCCATGTGAATAGTAGCAGCCTCAGCTCGGCACTGCCAACGCCAACCTCATCGACCACCACGCCCAACAGCGATGAGCAACTGCCTCTGACGCCGACAGCCATAAGCAACATGGGCAACATGGGCAACAACTCAAGTGGCCAGTCCAAGTCGCCGCTGAGAAATGTGCCTGCTTCTGCGCCTGCAGTGGTTGCTCACAAGAAGAAGAGCGATGAAGTAAACAA CGTGCTCAAGCAAGTGGACTTTGAGAAGAAGTACAAGGCTCTACCTCAGTTCAAGCCGGAGGATTGCCAATCGCCCAGCGCCATTGCTGTGCCCTCCTCGCCGCGCGTCTATGGCACCAACTATCGCAAAAAGAATGCAGTACCGCCGCCAGTGCAGAAGCTGA TGGGCGAGGATGATTCGATTGATGAGCCCGCTTCGGCGCCGCCGACAACCACACAGCGTTTCTTTGGTGCAGACTTTAACAATGATCTGAGAGGTAAAGCACATAGCCCACATATTTGCGATAGCCGATCAGGAACTAATCTTCAATTTGCTGCAGAACTTGAGACCGGCGATCAAACGGGACGCTCCCCCCGGACACCCAAAACGCCGTTGCAGAGCGCACGCTCCGATGCCAGCGAGAAGGGACACCGCAAAGTGCTGGAGACACGCCGCAATTTAGTTATGCAACTGTTCAACGAGCATGGCATGTTTCCAACCGCACAGGCCACCATTGCCTTCCAG ACCAAACACATTGATGTCTTTCCACGCAAACAAGATCTGCAGCTGAAGATACGCGAGGTACGCCAGAAGGCGCTTGGACATCCAGCCTATACACCCCATTCGGCCGGTCCTAATACGCCTTCCGACTCCAACTCCTCATCGGCCACTCTGAGCGCCAATCTGAATGCAGCATCGTCAG ATGTTTTTCCATATTACTATACGGCAGGTATGcaccaacaacatcaacagcagcagcaacaacaattcgctgaacaacaacaacaacaccagcagcagcagcaacaacaacaacactttgcCACAGACGAATCATCCAAGCAAAACAAACGATAA
- the LOC117792686 gene encoding putative transcription factor capicua isoform X4 — MHVPSPAQQQQQQQQQQPRSYDDYDSDDELKRVGIGYSPAAGDVDAEKMSACSKRSSMQSRGSTSSLLDQRLTPRSHPATPRSQATTPHRFKKGDIVESESGVRKKYNGKQWRRLCTLCMKESQRRGFCSRHLNQKGNNALPSSTGPGRFLSDSRSSSKTQNDEDTSRDSETSPNYRVTGRYDQEEADVAAMLVSLSSSRSATPSYTSPVNHAGASPLNAINAHSPVNVSNNRQNFFTPIANQSQQQQQQQQQQPQQQHVNTVAAVPLDSKWKTTPSPVLYNTNSNNNNNNSNSSSSNNNNGWESSQTVQQQQQHHQQPPPPPQTTAVSLVMHAPPPQQQQQLQQQQPPAAHLNALPAPPSGHATSVIRISSSQQQQQQQQLQQPAPTQQQQHQQQQHVVVSTAGLQSFHPVIVNATQLSQIQNSLPVSVAQQQQQQQQQQQLPPTSVSFHPHPPTTPTSVAVAQDKALPKNGYNAASYAWHKLLPQMPAMTKAPPATAVTTTTTNSNYSLAMMQHQHQQHQQHQQHHQHQQQQQLSPQQTPQLPATTAAQQQPSLNHNNNHLIVPAPLSSPGKPLNCSMNDAKAAAAAAAAAAAAAAATSTATSTADEPDEPEEQLDDDVFEPTTPTVASTSNGKKATTAAMRLPTYNSNIRKLDECHDASDGVAGVPTTSAAKRRSQSLSALQQQQQQQQQQQQQQQQQQQQSTAKAADKKVRRPMNAFMIFSKKHRKMVHKKHPNQDNRTVSKILGEWWYALKPEQKAQYHDLAKSVKDAHFQLHPDWKWCSKDRRKSSTSGKGGAAAAANATGDGKQRLVSVDGSDSLEDDMCPSTPGGSGSGGAQAVELQGDIIPLTIDNYNIACDETPTTIAGQAQGNCKAKQPKNELQSDEDEHMLVVEDEQPPNKLDLQCRERVNDLEMDESPYDYRKQQQETDQRPQEDHASACNGQAMSAPASGSEREITLKPKAIKAHPGLESTMLPYPQMPMYTHYTSPKNPIGVTPFQPTGGAFKSMPISPKGSSSSSGCKSDEQQLQAHIKQEDIKQEPPSPYKLNGNSVAAVSLNAGPPTGGVISAPPPTSAVGAIFNFNVPTATALSQKQYHYPMHHALCSPTDVRAHQACVPNSPAAVSLGHAASIATPPASAPAQILGPAGPTPPQKMFFAMGHPYPLLPRSHQQSTSSLEHLQLEAFAPSYLFKKHNGGLGVQGAPPLPQVSGQTTMLLHGYAPSSQHSQDQQPASSPSYKSMPSTPKSASYHLSAPPDSAGKRSCDAIAAEDTDVDVDVDADGHPFVLAPTPAQLGRAPLQRRKNLSQSKSDNNVNASGGYGVNNGQHIGRKLHSPTMMDVATSSPIIGHVNSSSLSSALPTPTSSTTTPNSDEQLPLTPTAISNMGNMGNNSSGQSKSPLRNVPASAPAVVAHKKKSDEVNNVLKQVDFEKKYKALPQFKPEDCQSPSAIAVPSSPRVYGTNYRKKNAVPPPVQKLMGEDDSIDEPASAPPTTTQRFFGADFNNDLRGKAHSPHICDSRSGTNLQFAAELETGDQTGRSPRTPKTPLQSARSDASEKGHRKVLETRRNLVMQLFNEHGMFPTAQATIAFQTKHIDVFPRKQDLQLKIREVRQKALGHPAYTPHSAGPNTPSDSNSSSATLSANLNAASSDVFPYYYTAGMHQQHQQQQQQQFAEQQQQHQQQQQQQQHFATDESSKQNKR; from the exons ATGCACGTGCCATCgccagcgcagcagcagcagcaacaacaacaacagcagccgagAAGCTACGACGACTACGACTCGGATGATGAGCTGAAACGGGTCGGAATCGGTTACTCACCGGCCGCTGGCGATGTGGATGCCGAGAAGATGAGCGCCTGCAGCAAACGCAGCAGCATGCAGAGTCGCGGCAGCACATCCAGCTTACTCGATCAGAGGCTGACACCACGATCTCATCCGGCAACTCCAAG ATCTCAGGCAACGACGCCGCATCGCTTCAAGAAGGGCGACATTGTGGAATCGGAGTCCGGAGTGCGCAAGAAGTACAATGGAAAGCAATGGCGACGTCTCTGCACGCTGTGCATGAAAGAATCTCAGCGGCGCGGCTTTTGTTCCAGGCATTTGAATCAGAAGGGCAACAATGCGCTGCCCTCATCAACGGGGCCAGGTCGTTTTCTCAG TGATAGCCGATCGAGCAGCAAGACGCAAAACGATGAGGACACGTCACGCGACTCGGAAACATCGCCCAACTATCGTGTCACGGGTCGCTATGATCAGGAGGAGGCCGATGTGGCCGCCATGTTAG TGTCACTGAGCAGTTCACGCTCTGCAACGCCATCGTATACATCACCCGTGAATCATGCCGGCGCCTCGCCGCTCAACGCCATCAACGCTCACTCTCCGGTCAATGTGTCCAACAACAGGCAAAACTTTTTTACGCCCATTGCAAAtcagtcgcagcagcagcagcagcaacaacaacaacaacctcagcagcaacatgtgAACACTGTTGCTGCCGTGCCGCTGGACAGCAAATGGAAGACAACACCCAGTCCGGTGTTGTACAAcacaaatagcaacaacaacaacaacaatagtaacagcagcagcagcaacaacaacaatggctgGGAGAGCAGTCAAAcagtgcagcagcaacagcaacatcatcaacagccgccgccaccgccacaAACAACGGCTGTATCTTTGGTGATGCatgcaccaccaccacaacagcaacaacaactgcaacaacaacaaccacctgCCGCTCATCTCAATGCGCTGCCAGCGCCACCTAGCGGCCATGCGACCAGCGTAATACGCATCTCAAgcagccaacagcagcagcaacaacaacaattgcaacaaccaGCGCCaactcaacagcagcaacaccaacaacagcagcatgtTGTGGTATCCACTGCTGGTCTTCAGAGCTTTCATCCCGTCATTGTGAATGCCACGCAGTTGTCGCAGATTCAGAATTCATTGCCCGTTTCCGTtgcccaacagcaacaacaacaacagcagcaacaacaactgccgcCCACTTCGGTTTCGTTTCATCCACATCCGCCAACCACGCCCACATCCGTTGCCGTGGCACAGGACAAGGCGTTGCCAAAAAACG GCTACAATGCGGCTAGCTATGCGTGGCACAAGCTACTGCCGCAAATGCCGGCCATGACCAAAGCACCGCCAGCAACAGCggtgacaacgacaacaacgaacaGCAATTACAGCCTGGCAATGATGCAGCaccaacatcagcaacatcagcagcatcagcaacaccaccagcaccagcagcaacaacagctgtcgCCGCAACAAACGCCACAATTGCcggcaacaacggcagcacaacagcaaccgtcgctcaatcacaacaacaatcatttGATTGTGCCCGCACCGCTTTCATCGCCGGGGAAGCCCCTCAACTGTTCGATGAATGACGCtaaggcagcggcagcagcagcggcggcggcagcagcagcagcagcagcaacttcaaCTGCAACCAGCACTGCGGATGAGCCAGATGAGCCTGAGGAGCAGCTGGACGATGATGTGTTTGAGCCCACAACGCCCACTGTGGCATCCACATCGAATGGCAAGAAGGCAACGACGGCAGCAATGCGCTTGCCCacctacaacagcaacatacgCAAGCTGGATGAATGTCACGATGCCAGCGATGGTGTGGCAGGTGTGCCAACAACCTCGGCAGCCAAGCGACGCAGTCAATCGCTTAGTGCactccaacagcagcagcagcaacaacagcagcagcagcaacaacaacagcaacagcaacaacagtcgaCTGCAAAGGCAGCTGATAAGAAGGTGCGACGTCCGATGAACGCTTTCATGATCTTCTCGAAGAAGCATCGCAAGATGGTGCACAAGAAGCATCCAAATCAGGACAATCGTACGGTCAGCAAGATTCTTGGCGAATGGTGGTACGCCCTGAAGCCGGAGCAGAAGGCGCAGTATCATGATCTGGCCAAATCTGTGAAGGATGCACACTTTCAGCTGCATCCGGATTGGAAATGGTGCTCCAAGGATCGTCGCAAGTCCTCCACATCGGGCAAAGGCGGCGCTGCGGCCGCTGCCAATGCCACAGGTGATGGCAAGCAGCGTCTGGTCTCTGTTGATGGCTCCGATTCGCTGGAGGATGACATGTGCCCATCAACACccggtggcagtggcagcggtGGCGCCCAAGCCGTGGAACTGCAGGGCGACATCATTCCACTGACCATTGACAATTATAACATTGCCTGCGATGAGACGCCCACAACCATTGCTGGCCAGGCACAGGGCAACTGCAAAGCCAAGCAGCCAAAGAATGAGCTGCAGTCCGATGAGGATGAGCATATGTTGGTGGTGGAAGATGAGCAGCCGCCGAATAAACTGGATCTGCAATGTCGTGAGCGTGTCAACGACTTGGAGATGGATGAATCGCCCTACGATTATCGCAAGCAACAGCAGGAAACGGATCAA CGTCCGCAGGAGGATCATGCAAGTGCCTGCAATGGACAGGCGATGTCGGCTCCAGCGTCTGGAAGTGAGCGTGAGATAACGCTGAAACCGAAGGCCATTAAAGCTCATCCGGGGCTGGAGAGCACCATGCTGCCGTATCCACAGATGCCCATGTATACGCACTACACTAGTCCCAAGAATCCAATCGGTGTAACACCATTCCAACCCACAG GCGGCGCCTTCAAGTCGATGCCCATCAGTCCCAAAGGCAGCAGCAGTTCCTCCGGTTGCAAATCGGATGAACAACAGCTGCAGGCACACATCAAACAGGAGGACATCAAACAGGAGCCACCATCGCCCTATAAGCTCAATGGCAacagtgttgctgctgtcagtCTCAACGCTGGCCCGCCCACCGGTGGAGTGATCAGTGCCCCACCGCCCACCAGTGCCGTTGGTGCCATCTTCAATTTCAATGTGCCAACTGCAACGGCTCTCAGCCAGAAGCAATATCACTATCCCATGCATCATGCTCTATGCAGTCCCACAGATGTCAGAG CTCACCAGGCCTGTGTGCCCAACTCCCCGGCGGCAGTCAGTCTGGGGCATGCGGCCAGCATTGCCACACCGCCCGCATCGGCGCCGGCGCAAATTTTGGGTCCAGCGGGTCCAACACCTCCTCAGAAAATGTTCTTTGCCATGGGTCATCCC TATCCACTGCTGCCGCGTTCTCATCAGCAGAGCACTTCCAGCCTGGAGCACCTGCAGCTGGAGGCTTTTGCACCTAGCTACCTCTTCAAGAAGCACAACGGTGGTCTCGGAGTGCAAGGGGCACCTCCTCTGCCGCAGGTTAGCGGACAGACGACCATGCTGTTGCATGGTTATGCGCCCAGCAGCCAACACAGCCAGGATCAGCAGCCGGCAAGCTCGCCATCGTACAAGTCAATGCCCTCCACACCCAAGTCGGCGTCTTATCATCTGAGTGCACCGCCCGATTCGGCGGGTAAACGCAGCTGCGATGCCATCGCTGCCGAGGATACCGATgttgatgtggatgtggatgccgATGGTCATCCGTTTGTCCTGGCGCCGACGCCGGCACAACTGGGACGTGCACCGCTGCAGCGTCGCAAgaatctat CTCAAAGTAAATCGGACAACAATGTGAACGCCAGTGGCGGATATGGAGTCAACAATGGTCAGCACATTGGACGCAAGCTGCACTCGCCCACGATGATGGATGTGGCCACCTCATCGCCAATTATTGGCCATGTGAATAGTAGCAGCCTCAGCTCGGCACTGCCAACGCCAACCTCATCGACCACCACGCCCAACAGCGATGAGCAACTGCCTCTGACGCCGACAGCCATAAGCAACATGGGCAACATGGGCAACAACTCAAGTGGCCAGTCCAAGTCGCCGCTGAGAAATGTGCCTGCTTCTGCGCCTGCAGTGGTTGCTCACAAGAAGAAGAGCGATGAAGTAAACAA CGTGCTCAAGCAAGTGGACTTTGAGAAGAAGTACAAGGCTCTACCTCAGTTCAAGCCGGAGGATTGCCAATCGCCCAGCGCCATTGCTGTGCCCTCCTCGCCGCGCGTCTATGGCACCAACTATCGCAAAAAGAATGCAGTACCGCCGCCAGTGCAGAAGCTGA TGGGCGAGGATGATTCGATTGATGAGCCCGCTTCGGCGCCGCCGACAACCACACAGCGTTTCTTTGGTGCAGACTTTAACAATGATCTGAGAGGTAAAGCACATAGCCCACATATTTGCGATAGCCGATCAGGAACTAATCTTCAATTTGCTGCAGAACTTGAGACCGGCGATCAAACGGGACGCTCCCCCCGGACACCCAAAACGCCGTTGCAGAGCGCACGCTCCGATGCCAGCGAGAAGGGACACCGCAAAGTGCTGGAGACACGCCGCAATTTAGTTATGCAACTGTTCAACGAGCATGGCATGTTTCCAACCGCACAGGCCACCATTGCCTTCCAG ACCAAACACATTGATGTCTTTCCACGCAAACAAGATCTGCAGCTGAAGATACGCGAGGTACGCCAGAAGGCGCTTGGACATCCAGCCTATACACCCCATTCGGCCGGTCCTAATACGCCTTCCGACTCCAACTCCTCATCGGCCACTCTGAGCGCCAATCTGAATGCAGCATCGTCAG ATGTTTTTCCATATTACTATACGGCAGGTATGcaccaacaacatcaacagcagcagcaacaacaattcgctgaacaacaacaacaacaccagcagcagcagcaacaacaacaacactttgcCACAGACGAATCATCCAAGCAAAACAAACGATAA